TGCAAGACGACGTCCCGCTGCAAGCCACGAGTACCCTCAGCCCCTACGCGGAGGTTTCGCATGGCCTCGACTTCGGCCCCGGCGTCTCGCCCAAGCTGGGGAACGGCGGCACCGACGCGGGCAACGAGTTCAATATTATCGGCCAGACGGGCTCAACGCTCGCCGCGGCGATCAACAACGGCGACTACATCTCTTTCACCGTCGATCCTGTCGCTGGAGCCGGCGCCATCCCCTCGAGCGTGAGTTTTCGCGTGTGGCGAAACGGAGGCGCCGCCGCGAAGAACTTTGCGATTCTTTCCAGCATCGATGGCTTCGCGGCAACCACCGCCCTCGCGCAAGCGACTTACACCGATAGTGGCAGTGGCAATCAGCACACGCTCACGGCGACGCTTCCGGAAATCACCGCGACTAGCGATCCAATCGAGTACCGTCTGTACGGCTGGGGCGCCACCGACGGCGGCGGCAATACGCACATCAATCTCGCATCGTTGAACGCGAGATTCGTCGGGATACCGACGCTCGAATTCAACCTCGCACAGCCGAACAATGGCGCGCCGCTGACTGCTCTAAAACGCAGCGATTCGCACCTGGAACTGGCAGCGGGGCTCGCCCGCGGCCCGGGGCTTTCGACGCCCAATGGCGGCAATGCCCCGAATGAACTCGGCGTCACGGGATTCTCAAGCGGCGCATCGCTACAGTCGGCCATCGATGGAGGCGACTACTTGTCGTTCGCTGTGCGGCCGATTGAGGGGATGGCGATGTTCCCCGACAGCGTCACCTTCTCACTGTGGCGGGACAGCGCCGATTCCGCCGCGACCTACGCCGTACTTTCGAGCGCCGCCGGTTTCATTCCAGGTCAACAGCTTGCCGAGGTTAATAACTTCACCTCGGGTTCTGCCAATCGTTTCGAAATCACCGGATCATTCACCGGCGCCCAGGCGACGACCGAATCGGTGGAATTCCGCCTGTATGGATGGAACGCGACGGCGTCCCTCGCGAGTACGCACCTCGTTGGCGCCTCGCTGCGAGCCAGATTCGCGTCGATCGTCGGCGGCGAGGTCGATCCGTCCGGTCAATTGTCGGTTGACGGGGACTACTACCATCTTGCCGGAAGCATGCTGGCAATCGACCTTGGCGGCCGCTCAGCGGGCGTCGACTTCGACGTCGTCAACGTCAGCGGCGCCGTCGATCTTGAGGGAAGCCTGGAGGTCTCTCTCGTGGACGCGGGCGGATCGTTATTCTCGCCGACGCTCGGCGATACGTTCGAAATCCTCACCGCCGCTCAAGGTTTGTCTGGCAGTTTTAGCGACGTCTCGCTCCCGGCGCTCGCCGCAGGTCTCGATTGGTTTGTCGATTATTCGCCGAACGGCGTTTCGCTCGATGTGGTGGCGTCTGCTGATTTCAACAGCGACGGCAGCGTTGGCGCCGACGACCTGCTCGTCTGGAAAAGCAACTTCGGAAACGAGCACGCCGACCGAACGGACGGCGATGCCGACCACGACGGTGTCGTCGATGGACGCGACTTCCTTTACTGGCAGCGTTGGGTTGGCGTGACCGGCAGCGCCACGAACGAATCGCATATGCCGATCCCAGAGCCGGCAGCCGCATTGTTGGCTTGCGCTGGCGTAACAGGATTCGTCTGTCTGCGGCGGATAGCCGGATCTGCGCTGGGCAGTTGACGCATATCTTTCGGCATAGAACTTGAGGGAACGCGTTACACATCGATCGCTTCGAGCGGTATACCTTTGGTTTCTACTAGCCAGTTCCAAATCGCTGCGAATCCGATCGCACACATGGCGCCATAAAGCCAGAAGACGCCGTGCGCTCCGAGACTGCGATTGAGGAAAGGGAAAGTAAATGTGAGCGCGCCGCACGCGGCCCACAGGCAGAATACGGTGAGCGACATGGCGACGCCGCGGATGCGCGTGGGGTAGAGTTCGGCGATGACGACCCACGTCACCGAGGCGAGCGTCATCGCATAGATTGCGATGGCGGCGATCACTAAGCCAACCATGACCATGCCGGCCTGATCGGTGTAGTAGGCGGTTCCCAACGCGACGTTGATCAACGCTAACCCTGCGGCCCCGACGAGCATCAGCGTTCGTCGGCCGATGGCATCGACCGTGGCGAGCGCGACGAGCGTGAACGCTAAGTTGACGGATCCGGTAATCACGATCGACCGCATCACGCCGCTCACGTCGTACCCAGCGGCGCGGAAGATCTCCTCCGCATAGTTAAAAATGACGTTGATGCCGCACCATTGCTGAAGGATCACTAACCCGATCCCGAGCATGAGCGCCCGCGATGCTTTCCGTTCAAGTAAGTGGCGCCAATCAAAATGCTCAAGCTCGCCTTGATTCAGCGAGTGGCGGATGGCTGCCATTTCTGTTCGCGCCTCAATTGCTCCGCTAATCGTCGCGAGAACCACTTCGGCTTCGGAATTTCGCCCCGCTCTAGCAAGCCAACGCGGACTCTCCGGCAGGATGAAGGCGAGCCCGAGGAAGGCCATTGCCGGAACGGCCCCGGCCCCGAACATCCACCGCCAACCCGCTTGGCCATACCAGGATTGTAGTAAG
This sequence is a window from Lacipirellula parvula. Protein-coding genes within it:
- a CDS encoding sugar porter family MFS transporter, which gives rise to MPSLNVEPSIRHDVLWRICLIAAMGGLLFGYDWVVIGGAKPFYELYFGIADNPFQQGLAMSSALVGCLAGAVACGALTDRFGRRPLLMLSAFLFTASAVWTGLATTLLSFNLARIAGGIGIGLASTVSPMYISEISPARSRGRLVSINQMTVVIGILAAQIVNWAIARDVPAEISADALLQSWYGQAGWRWMFGAGAVPAMAFLGLAFILPESPRWLARAGRNSEAEVVLATISGAIEARTEMAAIRHSLNQGELEHFDWRHLLERKASRALMLGIGLVILQQWCGINVIFNYAEEIFRAAGYDVSGVMRSIVITGSVNLAFTLVALATVDAIGRRTLMLVGAAGLALINVALGTAYYTDQAGMVMVGLVIAAIAIYAMTLASVTWVVIAELYPTRIRGVAMSLTVFCLWAACGALTFTFPFLNRSLGAHGVFWLYGAMCAIGFAAIWNWLVETKGIPLEAIDV